The Agrobacterium cucumeris genomic interval AGTCTGACCGCTTCTTCCTCCCGCCCGAAATGGTGCACCATCATTTGTCCAGAGGTCCCGATCCGCCCCCAGCGTCGCGTCAGGCAGGTTTCCCCGAAAAGCGATATGGAAATCTGCATGGCGTAAAAGCGGGCCATGTTCTTCGCCGTGTCGGTTCGCTCG includes:
- a CDS encoding WGR domain-containing protein; translation: MVTQPYQLYIERTDTAKNMARFYAMQISISLFGETCLTRRWGRIGTSGQMMVHHFGREEEAVRLFLDLTRQKRARGYRPRTFAQRPLS